One Prolixibacteraceae bacterium DNA segment encodes these proteins:
- the trpB gene encoding tryptophan synthase subunit beta → MQGNYFKNYPNKEGFFKEYGGSFIPEQLQKEMDKITKAYYSISKSHKFIAELRSIRKHYQGRPTPVYFCNRLSERYGGRIYLKREDLNHTGAHKLNHCMGEALLAKYMGKKRLIAETGAGQHGVALATAAAYFGLECEIHMGEVDIQKEYPNVMRMKVLGATVIPVTHGLKTLKEAVDSAFEAYLKDPINSIYCIGSVVGPHPFPMMVRDFQRVIGIEAKDQFQEMTGELPDNIVACVGGGSNAMGIFSAFLQDDECKIFGVEPGGKSLDIIGDHAATMSLGTPGMIHGFKCYTLQDEKGEPAPVHSIASGLDYPGVGPEHSMLKDMDRVSYVTASDKECIDAFYDLSRSEGIIPALESAHAVAYAIKLAQRSPQESILVNLSGRGDKDLDYVIDNFEMPK, encoded by the coding sequence ATGCAAGGCAATTACTTCAAAAACTATCCAAACAAAGAGGGGTTCTTTAAAGAATATGGTGGAAGCTTTATCCCAGAGCAACTACAGAAAGAGATGGATAAGATTACAAAGGCTTACTATTCCATAAGCAAATCCCATAAGTTTATCGCTGAACTAAGAAGCATTCGTAAGCACTATCAAGGAAGACCAACACCAGTATATTTCTGTAATAGATTATCTGAAAGATATGGTGGACGTATCTATCTTAAGAGAGAGGATCTAAATCATACAGGAGCCCACAAACTAAACCATTGTATGGGAGAAGCTCTTCTTGCAAAATATATGGGAAAGAAGAGGTTAATTGCAGAGACAGGAGCAGGACAACATGGGGTAGCTCTTGCCACAGCCGCAGCTTACTTTGGCCTCGAATGCGAAATACATATGGGGGAAGTAGATATCCAAAAAGAGTATCCGAATGTAATGCGCATGAAAGTTCTAGGTGCAACAGTAATCCCTGTTACTCATGGATTAAAAACATTAAAAGAAGCTGTAGATTCAGCATTTGAAGCATATCTTAAAGATCCAATTAACTCTATTTACTGTATTGGATCAGTGGTTGGACCACATCCATTCCCTATGATGGTACGAGATTTCCAAAGAGTTATTGGAATCGAAGCAAAAGACCAGTTTCAAGAGATGACAGGAGAACTACCTGATAATATTGTAGCATGTGTTGGTGGAGGAAGTAATGCAATGGGAATCTTCTCTGCATTTCTTCAAGATGATGAATGTAAAATATTTGGTGTAGAGCCGGGCGGAAAGAGCCTTGATATCATTGGAGATCATGCTGCGACAATGTCCTTAGGAACACCGGGAATGATTCATGGGTTCAAATGCTATACTCTACAAGACGAAAAAGGAGAGCCAGCTCCAGTTCATTCAATTGCTAGTGGTCTAGATTACCCAGGAGTAGGTCCAGAACATAGTATGTTGAAAGACATGGATAGAGTGTCTTATGTAACGGCAAGTGACAAAGAGTGTATTGATGCATTCTATGACTTAAGTAGAAGCGAAGGAATCATTCCTGCTCTTGAGAGTGCACATGCTGTAGCATATGCAATTAAACTTGCACAACGAAGTCCTCAAGAATCAATCCTTGTAAACCTAAGTGGCAGAGGTGACAAAGACCTAGATTATGTAATCGACAACTTTGAGATGCCTAAATAA
- a CDS encoding DUF418 domain-containing protein — translation MEKNRRIEVVDALRGMAIFSILLLHCSNHFLYGVMPTSTTHWGQVCDQIVKQFLYFLFEGKMYGVFAVLFGFTFGLQYYKAVSCHVDFRWTFLWRILLLSLFGVLNAAFFSGGDPLVFMAIVAVFLPFIAKLNTRTLLCIALFFLLQPFELFQGINHYIGLGYTFPKNTGKLYETLGMAVENSSFMSMAKVNMTLGLKACLTWAVEYGRAAQTASLYIVGFLFCRYSLFENLKSRFWNRLFLFSLVSVAILFCVKGATSLYDSIATALGMWYNYAFILLWISTFVILYRGKWFRQLTGLFQIYGRMSLTNFVSQSMIGTFLFYPYGLNLASQCGLSCSVVLGACIALVQMFVSYWVLRRFKQGPLEYVWHRATYFLSS, via the coding sequence ATGGAAAAAAATAGACGAATAGAGGTTGTCGATGCTTTGAGAGGCATGGCAATATTTAGTATTCTTTTACTGCATTGCTCTAATCATTTTCTTTATGGGGTTATGCCAACAAGTACGACACATTGGGGACAAGTTTGTGATCAAATTGTGAAGCAGTTTTTGTATTTTCTTTTTGAAGGAAAGATGTACGGTGTTTTTGCTGTACTTTTTGGATTTACCTTTGGCCTTCAATACTATAAAGCGGTAAGCTGTCATGTTGATTTTCGTTGGACCTTTTTGTGGCGTATTCTTCTGTTGTCTCTCTTTGGAGTTTTGAATGCTGCGTTTTTTTCGGGAGGTGATCCGTTGGTATTTATGGCTATCGTGGCTGTTTTTTTACCTTTTATTGCAAAACTAAATACTCGAACTTTATTATGTATTGCGCTCTTTTTTCTACTGCAGCCATTCGAGCTATTTCAAGGGATAAACCATTATATTGGTTTGGGATATACTTTTCCTAAGAATACTGGGAAGTTATATGAAACACTAGGGATGGCTGTGGAGAATAGTAGCTTTATGTCAATGGCTAAGGTGAATATGACGCTCGGGTTGAAGGCTTGTCTTACTTGGGCAGTCGAGTATGGAAGGGCAGCACAAACTGCCTCATTATATATAGTAGGTTTTCTGTTTTGTAGATATTCTCTTTTTGAGAATTTAAAATCCCGTTTTTGGAATAGGTTGTTTTTATTCTCTTTGGTATCTGTTGCGATTTTATTTTGTGTGAAGGGTGCTACTTCATTATACGATTCGATTGCGACTGCTTTGGGGATGTGGTATAACTACGCTTTTATCTTATTATGGATATCTACTTTTGTTATTCTATATAGAGGCAAATGGTTTAGACAATTGACTGGCTTATTTCAAATTTATGGTAGAATGTCATTAACCAATTTTGTTTCTCAGTCGATGATTGGAACCTTTTTATTCTACCCTTATGGTTTAAATTTGGCTTCCCAGTGTGGACTGTCTTGTAGCGTAGTTCTTGGAGCCTGCATTGCACTCGTACAGATGTTTGTTAGTTATTGGGTGCTACGAAGGTTCAAACAGGGACCTTTAGAATATGTATGGCATCGAGCGACATACTTCTTGTCTTCATAA
- a CDS encoding aconitate hydratase translates to MAFDFDLIQSVYKQMATKITNARETLNRPLTYTEKILLSHLHGTSELKNYTRGIDYVNFSPDRVAMQDATAQMAILQFMQAGRDKVAVPSTVHCDHLIQAKEGAKKDLQRAESTNKEVYDFLSSASQKYGIGFWKPGAGIIHQVVLENYAFPGGMMIGTDSHTPNAGGLGMVAIGVGGADAVDVMTGLSWELKFPKVIGIKLTGKLNGWCSAKDVILKVAGILTVKGGTGSIVEYFGEGAQSLSCTGKGTICNMGAEIGATTSLFGFDNQMYDYLSATDRKSVAELAYQYKDHLTGDQEVYDNPEAYFDQVIEIDLNNLEPYINGPFTPDLATPLSQFAETAKAKGWPLNMEVGLIGSCTNSSYEDIARAASIAQQALDKKIEFKADFTVTPGSEQVRYTVDRDNLLPVFEKIGGTVLSNACGPCIGQWARHNAENLEENSIMTSFNRNFAKRNDGNPKTHGFVASPEIVTAFSIAGRLDFNPITDTLINKDGQEVQLDPPTGDTLPPRGFNVEDLGFVAPQEHININIIISPESDRLQELTPFKPWDGKDMVDLPLLIKAKGKCTTDHISMAGPWLKYRGHLDNISNNLLIGAVNFFNEETNHIKNQITGTYDTVPSVARDYKANSILSVIVGDENYGEGSSREHAAMEPRHLNVGVVLVRSFARIHETNLKKQGILALTFANHSDYDKILEGDRFAIKGLDHFATGKPVQVEITHQDNSSEVVVANHTYNSLQIEWFKAGSCLNYIKNINK, encoded by the coding sequence ATGGCTTTCGATTTCGATCTGATTCAATCTGTATACAAACAGATGGCGACAAAAATTACTAATGCGAGAGAGACATTAAATCGCCCCTTAACTTATACAGAAAAAATTCTACTAAGTCATCTACATGGTACGAGTGAACTTAAGAACTATACTAGAGGAATAGACTATGTCAATTTCTCTCCAGATAGAGTAGCAATGCAAGATGCTACAGCACAGATGGCGATACTACAATTTATGCAGGCTGGAAGAGATAAAGTAGCAGTTCCTTCAACAGTACATTGCGACCATCTTATCCAAGCAAAAGAGGGGGCAAAAAAAGACCTTCAAAGGGCAGAGTCAACCAACAAAGAAGTGTATGACTTTCTGTCAAGTGCTTCACAAAAATATGGTATTGGTTTTTGGAAGCCAGGAGCAGGAATTATTCATCAAGTTGTACTAGAAAACTATGCTTTTCCTGGAGGCATGATGATTGGTACAGATTCACACACGCCAAATGCAGGGGGACTAGGTATGGTTGCCATTGGAGTTGGTGGTGCTGATGCGGTAGATGTCATGACAGGACTCTCATGGGAACTGAAGTTTCCAAAAGTAATTGGGATTAAACTTACAGGAAAGCTGAACGGATGGTGTTCGGCAAAAGATGTAATACTGAAAGTAGCTGGAATCTTAACCGTTAAAGGAGGTACAGGTTCGATAGTAGAATACTTCGGAGAGGGAGCACAATCTCTTTCATGTACAGGAAAAGGAACGATCTGTAATATGGGGGCAGAGATTGGAGCCACCACATCTCTCTTCGGTTTCGACAATCAAATGTATGATTACCTATCAGCTACAGACAGAAAGAGTGTTGCAGAACTAGCCTATCAATATAAAGATCATTTAACAGGGGATCAGGAAGTATATGATAACCCTGAAGCATACTTTGATCAAGTAATTGAGATAGATCTAAACAACCTAGAACCATATATTAATGGTCCGTTTACACCAGATTTAGCAACACCACTCAGCCAGTTTGCCGAAACGGCTAAAGCCAAAGGGTGGCCATTAAACATGGAAGTAGGTCTTATTGGATCGTGTACTAATTCAAGTTATGAAGATATTGCACGTGCTGCATCTATTGCACAACAAGCACTAGACAAAAAGATTGAATTCAAAGCAGACTTCACTGTAACTCCTGGCTCAGAGCAGGTTCGATATACAGTTGACAGAGACAACTTGCTACCAGTATTCGAAAAGATAGGAGGAACGGTTCTTTCGAATGCTTGTGGCCCTTGTATCGGACAATGGGCACGTCACAATGCAGAGAATCTTGAAGAGAATAGTATTATGACATCTTTCAACAGGAATTTTGCTAAACGTAATGATGGGAATCCTAAGACACATGGTTTTGTTGCATCACCTGAAATAGTTACAGCATTTTCAATAGCAGGGCGTCTTGACTTTAACCCTATCACAGACACTCTTATCAACAAAGATGGGCAGGAAGTACAATTAGATCCACCTACTGGAGATACATTGCCACCGAGAGGATTTAATGTAGAAGATCTAGGTTTTGTTGCTCCACAAGAGCATATCAATATAAACATCATTATCAGTCCTGAATCGGATCGATTGCAAGAGCTTACTCCATTCAAACCTTGGGATGGAAAAGACATGGTTGATCTACCACTTCTAATTAAGGCTAAAGGGAAGTGTACTACGGATCATATCAGTATGGCAGGACCTTGGTTGAAATATAGAGGACACTTGGATAATATATCCAATAACCTTTTAATTGGGGCAGTCAACTTCTTTAATGAAGAGACAAACCATATCAAAAATCAAATCACTGGTACATATGACACAGTTCCATCCGTTGCGAGAGACTATAAAGCAAATAGTATTCTATCCGTAATTGTAGGGGACGAAAACTATGGAGAAGGCTCATCAAGAGAGCATGCTGCAATGGAACCAAGACACCTAAATGTAGGGGTAGTTCTTGTTCGTTCATTTGCACGTATTCATGAAACAAACCTAAAAAAACAGGGTATTTTAGCATTAACATTTGCAAACCATTCTGACTATGATAAGATATTAGAAGGAGACCGTTTTGCAATAAAAGGATTAGACCATTTTGCAACAGGCAAACCAGTTCAAGTTGAAATTACACACCAAGATAACAGTAGCGAAGTAGTGGTAGCAAATCACACCTATAACTCACTACAGATAGAGTGGTTCAAAGCAGGATCTTGTCTTAATTACATTAAAAACATCAACAAGTAA
- a CDS encoding acyltransferase family protein, giving the protein MEQTLSSQKRIGYMDLVRVIACFMVMMIHVRFAFDLKTETATQFYVAFLRPCVPFFIMISGALLLPLKNDSYTFFKKRFSRVLIPFLFWSVVYVFLPAPTKINFGGIENALTTSDLSPIVKSLLMIPINFTWVNVHFWFMYTILGLYLFMPVISPWIEKTSKRGVEAFLCVWGFTTILFYAEIWFPEMLGVCDWNEFGMFYNFGGYLGYLILGYYLRRYNTLSRMLSISIGLILFSVGGYFTLKGLLYSLEHADKMYWIAVESQKVEFFINNLSINVVMMTAGLFMVLQKISIGGIPAKIVQELSKYSYGIFLVHYFINIWLLSLVGQWDGLNAWIGQPLFAVIVFVASYLFVKALSFIPNSKYLLG; this is encoded by the coding sequence ATGGAACAAACTTTATCTTCACAGAAACGAATAGGTTATATGGACCTGGTCAGAGTAATCGCATGTTTTATGGTTATGATGATCCATGTTCGTTTTGCTTTTGACTTGAAAACAGAAACTGCCACACAGTTCTATGTCGCTTTTCTTCGTCCTTGTGTGCCCTTCTTTATTATGATCTCGGGAGCACTACTCTTGCCTCTTAAAAATGATTCTTATACGTTCTTCAAGAAACGGTTTTCTCGTGTTTTAATCCCATTTCTCTTTTGGTCTGTTGTTTATGTTTTTCTTCCTGCCCCTACAAAAATAAATTTTGGGGGTATCGAAAATGCGCTTACCACTAGTGACTTGTCCCCAATAGTAAAGAGTTTGTTGATGATTCCAATCAATTTTACTTGGGTGAATGTGCATTTTTGGTTTATGTATACCATCCTTGGTCTCTATCTCTTTATGCCTGTGATCTCTCCGTGGATAGAAAAAACGAGCAAAAGAGGGGTGGAGGCTTTTTTATGTGTATGGGGCTTCACCACCATTTTGTTTTATGCAGAAATATGGTTTCCCGAGATGCTTGGTGTTTGTGATTGGAATGAGTTTGGGATGTTCTATAATTTTGGAGGGTATCTAGGATATTTGATTTTAGGTTACTATTTAAGACGATATAACACCCTCTCTAGAATGTTGTCGATATCTATCGGGTTGATTCTGTTTTCTGTAGGTGGTTATTTTACTTTGAAGGGGCTTCTCTACTCTTTAGAACATGCAGATAAGATGTATTGGATAGCAGTGGAGTCGCAGAAAGTGGAGTTCTTTATCAACAACCTCTCTATCAATGTGGTGATGATGACTGCTGGCTTGTTTATGGTTCTTCAAAAGATTTCAATTGGAGGCATTCCTGCCAAGATCGTACAAGAACTCTCTAAATATAGTTATGGAATCTTCTTGGTACACTATTTTATCAATATTTGGTTACTCTCTTTGGTTGGACAATGGGATGGTTTGAATGCTTGGATTGGTCAACCACTATTTGCTGTGATTGTATTTGTTGCCTCATATCTATTTGTAAAGGCTCTATCTTTTATTCCGAATTCAAAGTATCTGTTAGGCTAA
- a CDS encoding Crp/Fnr family transcriptional regulator, which translates to MHNIIDSIRKFYPVSEDSLMALTSKYVKKEVAANELVIRGGHMNRYVYFIEKGLCRSYCNVDGEEVTSWFSREGDITFALLSLYRNEPGFEFVETVEPTTFYLIEIEELNKLYTTHIDIANWSRVVHQECVLGLQTRRIERLRKGAKERYELLMREQPDLFTRVKMSHLASFLGMTPQHLSKVRGDRNQEDISPIY; encoded by the coding sequence ATGCATAACATAATAGATAGTATACGAAAGTTTTACCCTGTGTCCGAGGACTCTTTGATGGCATTGACATCGAAGTATGTTAAGAAAGAGGTGGCAGCCAATGAACTGGTCATAAGAGGAGGACATATGAATAGATATGTCTATTTCATAGAAAAAGGCTTATGTCGATCTTATTGTAATGTGGATGGGGAAGAGGTTACTTCTTGGTTTAGCCGTGAAGGCGATATTACTTTTGCATTGCTGTCACTATATCGAAATGAACCAGGATTTGAGTTTGTTGAGACGGTAGAACCTACTACTTTTTATTTAATAGAGATTGAGGAACTCAATAAACTATATACTACCCATATTGATATTGCAAATTGGTCGAGAGTGGTTCATCAAGAGTGTGTCTTAGGTTTGCAAACCCGACGTATTGAGAGACTTCGAAAAGGAGCAAAAGAGCGTTATGAGCTATTGATGAGAGAGCAACCCGATCTTTTTACTAGAGTGAAGATGAGCCATCTTGCTTCCTTTCTTGGAATGACCCCACAGCATTTAAGTAAGGTGAGGGGAGATCGCAACCAAGAAGATATCAGTCCAATATATTAA
- a CDS encoding plasmid pRiA4b ORF-3 family protein — translation MLYFFRILSPDHPNFICEIQVDGTSNLFTFHKAIQSACKIEEDFCSFFTCDDQWNKHIEYTAVDMGIEGDNLFSMESTTLSDLITEKKQKLVYGYDIIQNRNLYIEVTEFWTERNLDMPVLCFMEGDILSEMISNAENALSLEEDENIHDPYYEEDEWDEDFDTEFQSIDDLDI, via the coding sequence ATGTTATATTTCTTTCGAATTCTTTCACCAGACCATCCTAATTTTATTTGTGAGATACAGGTTGATGGTACTTCTAACCTATTTACTTTTCATAAAGCAATACAATCTGCTTGTAAGATAGAAGAAGACTTCTGTTCTTTCTTTACATGCGATGACCAATGGAACAAACACATTGAGTATACTGCTGTAGACATGGGAATAGAGGGGGACAATCTTTTCTCAATGGAAAGCACCACCCTTTCTGATTTGATAACAGAAAAAAAGCAAAAACTAGTCTATGGCTATGATATTATTCAAAATAGAAATCTGTACATTGAAGTTACAGAGTTCTGGACAGAACGAAACTTAGATATGCCTGTACTTTGTTTCATGGAAGGAGATATTCTTTCTGAGATGATCTCTAACGCAGAGAATGCATTATCTTTAGAAGAAGACGAAAACATTCATGATCCATATTATGAGGAGGATGAATGGGATGAAGATTTTGATACAGAATTTCAATCTATTGATGATTTAGACATTTAA
- the feoB gene encoding ferrous iron transport protein B, with translation MNLSELETSKKVYVKAVNGSKEIKQRLFEHGISRGTELVRVKSAPLKDPIEFKTGENHLFIRQQDLAYIEVSTTEIKETRQIETDVIETTRTLNRDPKKIKVALVGNPNCGKSTLFNNITKSRSKIANYNGATVEINRSEIIFQGVKITFLDLPGLYSLTPYSPEERASLDLLLEESPDILLNITNLNNLQKDLQLTTELQELEIPNIIVLNMFDEFEKNKGKIDYNILSSSLKSSVLSTTAKDAKTKEVVLKEIIKLQQEEEHHFTRPQYPQHIESQISEIKSKKHCSYYSALKKVEQTNQEDRILDEIKEQRKAYVNALLKKSKYILQDNTYNTTTSEKIDKVVTDRFLGIPFLIGILLLVFFATFSLGEYPTTLLEHFIEMLSGWVNTFMEDGVLKQFIQGALIQGIGAVVVFLPSILILFFFTTLLEDSGYMARAIFVIDRIMRKWGLQGNAFIPLLMGFGCNVPAIMATRTIRQRNERLRTMLVIPFMSCSARIPIFILFANALFPSHKSLIITILYLIGIIFGIVASKIMQKTALPSSTTPFIYELPPYRFPHWRNLTYQMWDKTYKFLQKIGSTILLGVIIIWTLSNITPRSEEGDWYDFQISQIKEAHHINLLEKSNYSHSEWKYMEKKYQLQLEAQKLVKSQYQLENSLLGTMGHFMVALMKPLGFDWKMSVSLLAGISAKEVIVSTMGFLYRIDTTQINNPLSKVISSSIKKNQQSNGRTILSGISFLLFVLLYFPCIGVLSTIKAETQSWRWAWFAIGYTTGLAYIVSLLVYQIGSLFV, from the coding sequence ATGAATTTGTCAGAACTAGAGACTTCAAAGAAAGTTTATGTAAAAGCTGTAAACGGTAGTAAAGAGATAAAACAGCGATTGTTTGAACACGGAATAAGTAGAGGGACAGAACTTGTCAGAGTGAAATCAGCACCTTTAAAAGACCCAATTGAATTTAAGACAGGAGAAAATCATCTCTTTATAAGACAACAAGATCTTGCCTATATTGAAGTTTCCACCACCGAAATAAAAGAGACTAGGCAGATAGAGACAGATGTCATTGAAACAACTAGAACATTAAATAGAGATCCTAAAAAGATAAAAGTAGCACTTGTAGGAAATCCAAACTGTGGAAAGAGTACTCTATTTAACAATATTACCAAATCTAGATCAAAGATAGCAAACTACAATGGTGCAACTGTAGAAATAAATAGATCAGAAATCATATTTCAAGGAGTAAAGATAACATTCTTAGACCTACCTGGGCTCTACTCTCTAACACCATACTCTCCAGAAGAGAGAGCGTCATTAGACCTACTATTAGAGGAGTCTCCTGACATTCTTTTAAACATCACAAACTTAAATAATCTACAGAAAGACCTTCAACTTACAACAGAGCTACAAGAACTTGAGATACCCAATATCATTGTTCTAAACATGTTCGATGAGTTTGAAAAGAATAAGGGAAAAATAGATTATAATATACTATCTAGTTCATTAAAAAGTAGCGTTCTATCTACAACAGCCAAAGATGCAAAAACCAAGGAGGTTGTCTTAAAAGAGATTATCAAGCTTCAGCAGGAAGAGGAACATCATTTCACTAGACCGCAATACCCTCAACACATAGAGTCCCAAATATCAGAGATCAAATCAAAAAAACATTGCTCATATTATAGCGCGTTAAAGAAAGTAGAACAAACAAATCAAGAGGATCGAATATTAGATGAGATTAAAGAGCAAAGAAAAGCTTATGTTAATGCACTCCTTAAAAAGTCTAAATACATTCTTCAAGATAACACATATAATACTACCACATCTGAAAAAATAGATAAAGTAGTAACCGATAGATTCCTAGGTATTCCATTTCTAATAGGAATACTTTTGTTAGTCTTCTTTGCTACTTTTAGCCTTGGTGAATACCCTACAACACTCTTAGAGCATTTTATCGAAATGTTAAGTGGTTGGGTCAATACATTTATGGAAGATGGGGTCCTAAAACAATTTATTCAAGGTGCTTTAATTCAAGGTATCGGAGCAGTAGTAGTATTTCTCCCAAGTATATTAATTCTATTTTTCTTCACTACGCTATTAGAGGACTCTGGATATATGGCTCGTGCGATATTTGTTATAGATAGGATAATGCGAAAATGGGGACTGCAAGGCAATGCATTTATCCCATTATTAATGGGATTTGGTTGTAATGTTCCGGCAATCATGGCCACAAGGACCATTAGACAAAGGAATGAACGACTAAGAACCATGCTTGTTATACCATTTATGTCCTGTAGTGCACGTATTCCCATTTTTATACTATTTGCAAATGCATTATTCCCCTCTCATAAATCTCTTATTATCACCATTCTCTATTTAATAGGTATTATATTCGGAATTGTAGCATCAAAGATCATGCAAAAGACAGCACTTCCATCGTCCACTACTCCGTTTATATATGAATTACCTCCATATAGATTCCCTCATTGGAGAAACTTAACATATCAGATGTGGGATAAAACATATAAGTTTTTACAAAAAATAGGCTCAACAATACTACTTGGAGTTATAATTATATGGACTTTAAGTAATATTACTCCTAGATCTGAAGAAGGAGATTGGTATGATTTCCAGATATCTCAAATAAAAGAAGCACACCATATTAATCTTCTAGAAAAAAGTAATTATAGCCATTCTGAATGGAAATATATGGAGAAGAAATACCAATTACAACTTGAAGCGCAAAAGCTTGTAAAGTCTCAATATCAACTTGAGAATTCTCTATTGGGTACGATGGGGCATTTTATGGTTGCTTTGATGAAGCCTTTAGGCTTTGATTGGAAAATGAGTGTATCTCTTCTAGCTGGAATCTCTGCCAAAGAGGTTATCGTAAGTACAATGGGATTTTTATATCGTATTGATACCACACAAATCAACAATCCCCTTTCAAAGGTTATATCCTCCTCCATTAAGAAGAATCAACAGAGCAATGGTCGTACCATATTAAGCGGAATATCATTTCTACTTTTTGTTCTACTCTACTTTCCATGTATTGGCGTTCTATCCACAATTAAAGCAGAAACACAAAGCTGGAGATGGGCATGGTTTGCTATTGGATATACCACAGGATTAGCATACATTGTATCCCTTTTGGTATACCAAATTGGATCATTATTTGTATAG
- the miaA gene encoding tRNA (adenosine(37)-N6)-dimethylallyltransferase MiaA, which translates to MKTLVVITGPTGVGKTELSIRIAEKYDTDIISCDSRQLFKEMAIGTAVPSDEELKRVKHHFIQTHSIHNYYNAAQFEVDVLDKLETLFKEKEIVVMTGGSMMYIDAVCKGIDDLPTVTPEIRNGLIAQYENEGIENIKQELLENDPIYYNQVDLNNNKRILHAVEIIRMTGVTYSSLRTNTIKERPFQIVKICINREREEVYDRINRRVLLMVEDGLEQEAKKLFSYRELPALNTVGYKEFFNYFSGEKDLDHAIERVQANTRKYARKQLTWFRRDKSYEWFHPSEEEKIVHYIDHCRDSESN; encoded by the coding sequence ATGAAGACACTAGTTGTTATTACCGGACCAACAGGAGTTGGTAAAACGGAATTAAGCATTCGTATTGCAGAAAAATATGATACCGACATCATTTCGTGTGATTCACGCCAACTTTTTAAAGAGATGGCTATTGGTACAGCAGTACCTAGTGATGAAGAGTTAAAGAGAGTAAAACACCACTTTATACAGACACACTCAATTCATAATTACTACAACGCAGCCCAGTTTGAAGTAGATGTATTAGACAAACTCGAAACGTTGTTCAAAGAGAAAGAGATTGTCGTTATGACAGGTGGCTCTATGATGTATATCGATGCTGTATGTAAAGGGATAGATGATCTTCCTACTGTAACTCCTGAAATTCGTAATGGTTTAATAGCACAATACGAAAACGAGGGAATCGAGAATATTAAACAAGAGTTGTTAGAAAATGATCCAATCTACTATAATCAAGTAGATCTAAACAACAACAAACGTATTCTTCATGCTGTAGAGATCATCCGAATGACTGGTGTAACTTACTCTTCTTTGCGTACCAATACGATAAAAGAGCGTCCTTTTCAAATCGTCAAAATCTGCATCAATAGAGAACGTGAAGAGGTCTATGATCGAATCAATAGAAGAGTTCTTCTAATGGTAGAGGATGGTTTAGAGCAAGAGGCTAAGAAGCTTTTCTCTTATAGAGAATTACCAGCATTGAACACGGTAGGCTACAAAGAGTTTTTTAACTATTTTAGTGGAGAGAAGGACCTAGATCATGCCATTGAAAGAGTTCAGGCGAACACAAGAAAATATGCTCGCAAACAACTTACATGGTTTCGTAGAGACAAATCCTATGAATGGTTTCACCCATCAGAGGAAGAAAAAATAGTTCATTATATTGATCATTGTCGAGATAGTGAATCCAATTGA